Proteins from one Deinococcus sp. AB2017081 genomic window:
- a CDS encoding prolyl oligopeptidase family serine peptidase yields MTSPYPESPRGDHVDVYTDEHGQQVPVPDPYRWLEEPDSPQTRAWVAAQNAVTDAYLDTLPARSAYRERLTSLWNYPREGVPWMRGGRYFRFYNPGLLNQPVLEVAASPRGPWRPVLDPNTLSADGTASLIGASVSWDGGRVAYGVQQGGSDWITWHVRDVQSGEDEPHAVEWSKFSGAAWTPDGAGFFYGAYDAPQEGAALTGANRGQRLMFHRAGTPQAQDTLVIARPDEPDWGFQGSVTEDGAYVVVHVWKGTDPKNLLWVRSLDSQDPFTELVTEFRASYQLIGNDGPLLYIRTDEDAPRGRVLAWNVLTGERREVIPEGPDVLEVVALVPGGLLAVTLHDASHRLTLHDRAGAVVREVQLPGLGSVTELNARQDDPEVFFGFMSFLTPGTAQRLLLPDTTPEALSTPALDFDASAYEVTQEFTTSRDGTRIPMFIVARRGLERDGTNPTLLYGYGGFTVSLTPTFSVGRLAWLERGGVVVVATLRGGGEYGEEWHQAGTLKRKQNVFDDFLACAEHLIQSGFTSSAHLGIQGGSNGGLLVGAAMTQRPELFGAVIAQVGVMDMLRYQHFTIGWAWASDYGRSDDPDLFRTLLAYSPLHNLRDGTAYPATLITTGDHDDRVVPAHSYKFAAQLQHVQAGDAPTLIRIETRGGHGAGKPTSLVIAEAADIWAFLEARLTTAAGG; encoded by the coding sequence GTGACCTCTCCGTACCCCGAGTCCCCGCGTGGCGATCACGTGGACGTGTACACCGACGAGCACGGCCAGCAGGTACCGGTGCCCGATCCCTACCGCTGGCTGGAGGAGCCGGATTCGCCCCAGACGCGGGCGTGGGTGGCGGCGCAGAACGCCGTGACGGACGCCTACCTGGATACGCTGCCCGCCCGCAGTGCGTACCGGGAACGGCTGACCTCCCTGTGGAACTACCCGCGCGAGGGCGTGCCATGGATGCGGGGCGGACGGTATTTCCGTTTCTATAACCCCGGCCTGCTGAACCAGCCGGTGCTGGAGGTCGCGGCCAGCCCGCGCGGCCCGTGGCGTCCCGTGCTCGACCCGAACACCCTGAGCGCCGACGGCACAGCGTCGCTGATCGGCGCGTCGGTGAGCTGGGACGGTGGGCGCGTGGCGTACGGCGTGCAGCAGGGCGGCAGCGACTGGATCACGTGGCACGTGCGCGACGTGCAATCGGGCGAGGACGAGCCGCACGCCGTGGAGTGGAGCAAGTTCAGCGGCGCGGCGTGGACGCCGGACGGAGCGGGCTTCTTCTACGGGGCCTACGACGCCCCGCAGGAGGGGGCGGCCCTGACCGGGGCGAACCGGGGCCAGCGCCTGATGTTCCACCGGGCCGGCACGCCGCAGGCGCAGGACACGCTGGTGATCGCCCGACCGGACGAGCCCGACTGGGGCTTCCAGGGCAGCGTGACCGAGGACGGCGCGTATGTGGTCGTCCACGTGTGGAAGGGCACGGATCCCAAGAACCTGCTGTGGGTGCGCTCGCTGGATTCGCAGGACCCCTTCACCGAACTGGTCACGGAGTTCCGTGCGTCATACCAGCTGATCGGCAACGACGGCCCCCTGCTGTACATCCGCACCGACGAGGACGCCCCGCGTGGCCGCGTGCTGGCATGGAACGTCCTGACCGGTGAACGCCGCGAGGTGATCCCAGAAGGGCCGGATGTGCTGGAGGTCGTGGCCCTGGTGCCAGGTGGCCTGCTGGCCGTGACCCTGCACGACGCCAGCCACCGCCTGACGCTGCACGACCGCGCCGGGGCCGTGGTGCGTGAGGTGCAGCTGCCGGGCCTGGGCAGCGTGACCGAGCTGAATGCCCGGCAGGACGACCCGGAGGTGTTCTTCGGCTTCATGTCCTTCCTGACCCCTGGCACGGCGCAGCGGCTGCTGCTGCCGGACACCACGCCCGAGGCCCTCTCGACCCCGGCGCTGGATTTCGACGCCAGCGCCTACGAGGTCACGCAGGAGTTCACGACCAGCCGCGACGGCACCCGCATCCCTATGTTCATCGTGGCCCGGCGGGGGCTTGAGCGGGACGGCACGAATCCCACGCTGCTGTACGGCTATGGGGGCTTCACTGTCAGCCTGACGCCCACCTTCAGCGTGGGGCGGCTGGCGTGGCTGGAGCGCGGCGGCGTGGTCGTCGTGGCGACCCTGCGCGGCGGCGGCGAGTACGGTGAGGAGTGGCACCAGGCGGGCACGCTGAAGCGGAAGCAGAACGTGTTCGATGACTTCCTGGCGTGCGCGGAGCACCTGATCCAGTCCGGGTTCACGTCCAGCGCCCACCTGGGCATCCAGGGCGGCAGCAACGGCGGCCTGCTGGTCGGCGCGGCCATGACCCAGCGCCCGGAGCTGTTCGGGGCGGTGATCGCGCAGGTCGGCGTGATGGACATGCTGCGCTACCAGCACTTCACCATCGGGTGGGCGTGGGCCAGTGACTACGGGCGCAGTGACGACCCTGACCTGTTCCGCACACTGTTGGCATACTCGCCGCTGCACAACCTGAGAGACGGCACCGCGTACCCCGCCACCCTGATCACGACCGGCGACCACGATGACCGCGTGGTGCCCGCGCACTCGTACAAGTTCGCGGCACAGCTGCAGCACGTGCAGGCCGGAGACGCGCCCACCCTGATCCGCATCGAGACGCGCGGCGGCCACGGCGCGGGCAAGCCCACCTCGCTGGTCATCGCGGAGGCGGCGGATATCTGGGCCTTCCTCGAAGCGCGGCTGACCACAGCGGCGGGTGGTTGA
- a CDS encoding excinuclease ABC subunit UvrA: MTDRQFIEVQGARENNLKNVSLQIPKQSITVFTGVSGSGKSSLVFDTIAAEAQRQLNETFTAFVQGFLPHYGQPDVDHIGHLNAPIIIDQKRVGGGSRSTVGTYTDIAAVLRVLFSRVGQPSAGPAFHFSFNTPQGMCPECEGIGTTTQLRLDRLLDRTKSLNGGAILHPEFKVGKWMWKIYALSGLFDVDKPIQDYSEKELHDFLYGRDLKVSLGEINMTYEGLVERFTRMYLKKDAAAMSERNRAVFEGFTTSQTCPVCHGQRLNAAALACRIGGHNIAELSELEATELIAFLGDLTDPTARTIAARLIERMTHLDQIGLGYLSLGRETATLSGGESQRLKMIRHLGNSLTDMLYILDEPSVGLHARDVARLTGLLRQLRDKGNTVLVVEHDPDVIAVADHVVDIGPGAGTHGGEIVFEGSYAALKSADTLTGRHLAQHLPLKTDVRSPKGWMTVQDATLHNLKGVTVDIPTGVLTVVTGVAGSGKSTLINDVFLAQHPDAVVIDQSRVTANSRSAPATYTGIMDDIRKAFAKASGAPASLFSFNSEGSCPNCTGLGVTYTDLAFMEGFAQTCEVCEGRRFRPEVLEHHLRGKTISDVLDMTVEEALEHFTEKKIRSVVQAMQEVGLGYLTLGQPLSTVSGGEGQRLKLATELHKQGSVYVMDEPTTGLHLSDITLLLGIVGRLVDAGNTVILIEHHLDVIRQADWLIDLGPEGGRGGGEVLYSGPPQGLLDVPRSVTARFLLPA; encoded by the coding sequence ATGACCGATCGTCAGTTCATCGAAGTCCAGGGTGCCCGCGAGAACAACCTGAAGAACGTGTCATTGCAGATCCCCAAGCAGAGCATCACGGTGTTTACCGGCGTGTCCGGCTCGGGCAAGTCGTCGCTGGTGTTCGACACGATCGCCGCCGAGGCGCAGCGGCAGCTCAACGAGACCTTCACCGCCTTCGTGCAGGGCTTCCTGCCGCACTACGGGCAACCGGACGTGGATCACATCGGGCACCTGAACGCGCCGATCATCATCGACCAGAAGCGGGTGGGCGGGGGCTCGCGCTCGACGGTGGGGACGTACACCGACATCGCCGCCGTGCTGCGCGTGCTGTTCTCACGGGTGGGGCAGCCGTCTGCCGGCCCGGCCTTCCACTTCTCGTTCAACACGCCGCAGGGCATGTGCCCCGAGTGCGAGGGCATCGGCACGACCACGCAACTGCGGCTGGACAGGCTCCTCGACCGCACGAAATCCCTGAATGGCGGCGCGATCCTGCACCCGGAATTCAAGGTCGGCAAGTGGATGTGGAAGATCTACGCCCTGTCGGGCCTGTTTGATGTCGACAAGCCCATTCAGGACTACTCCGAGAAGGAGCTGCACGACTTCTTGTACGGCCGTGATCTGAAGGTGTCGCTGGGCGAGATCAACATGACCTACGAGGGGCTGGTCGAGCGCTTCACCCGCATGTACCTGAAAAAAGACGCGGCGGCCATGTCGGAGCGCAACCGCGCCGTGTTCGAGGGCTTCACGACCTCGCAGACCTGCCCGGTGTGCCACGGGCAGCGGCTGAACGCGGCGGCGCTGGCGTGCCGCATCGGGGGGCACAACATCGCAGAACTGTCGGAGCTGGAGGCGACCGAGCTGATCGCCTTCCTGGGCGACCTGACCGATCCCACCGCCCGCACCATCGCCGCCCGGCTCATCGAGCGGATGACGCACCTGGATCAGATCGGGCTGGGCTACCTGAGCCTGGGGCGCGAGACGGCCACGCTGTCGGGCGGCGAGTCGCAGCGCCTGAAGATGATCCGGCACCTGGGCAACAGCCTGACCGACATGCTGTACATCCTCGATGAGCCCAGCGTGGGCCTGCACGCCCGCGACGTGGCCCGCCTGACCGGCCTGCTGCGGCAGCTGCGCGACAAGGGCAACACCGTGCTGGTCGTCGAGCACGACCCGGACGTGATCGCGGTGGCCGACCACGTCGTGGACATCGGGCCGGGGGCGGGCACGCACGGCGGCGAGATCGTGTTCGAGGGCAGCTACGCCGCGCTGAAGTCGGCCGACACGCTGACCGGGCGGCATCTGGCCCAGCACCTGCCGCTGAAGACCGACGTGCGCTCACCGAAGGGCTGGATGACCGTGCAGGACGCCACCCTGCACAACCTCAAGGGGGTGACGGTGGACATTCCGACCGGCGTGCTGACCGTCGTGACGGGCGTGGCGGGATCGGGGAAAAGCACCCTGATCAACGACGTATTTCTGGCACAGCACCCGGACGCCGTCGTGATCGACCAGTCTCGGGTGACCGCCAACAGCCGCTCGGCCCCGGCGACGTACACCGGCATCATGGACGACATCCGCAAGGCGTTTGCGAAGGCCAGCGGCGCCCCCGCCTCGCTGTTCAGCTTCAACTCCGAGGGCAGCTGCCCCAACTGCACCGGCCTGGGCGTGACCTACACCGACCTGGCCTTCATGGAGGGCTTCGCCCAGACCTGCGAGGTCTGCGAGGGCAGGCGCTTCCGGCCCGAGGTGCTGGAGCACCACCTGCGCGGAAAGACCATCAGCGACGTGCTGGACATGACCGTGGAGGAGGCGCTTGAGCACTTCACCGAGAAGAAGATCCGGAGCGTGGTGCAGGCCATGCAGGAGGTCGGGCTGGGCTACCTGACGCTGGGCCAGCCCCTGAGCACCGTGTCCGGCGGCGAGGGCCAGCGCCTGAAGCTGGCGACCGAACTGCACAAACAGGGCAGCGTGTACGTGATGGACGAGCCGACCACCGGGCTGCACCTGTCGGACATCACCCTGCTGCTGGGCATCGTGGGGCGGCTGGTCGATGCCGGCAACACCGTGATCCTGATCGAGCACCATCTGGACGTGATCCGGCAGGCCGACTGGCTGATCGACCTGGGGCCAGAGGGTGGCCGGGGCGGCGGCGAGGTGCTGTATTCAGGCCCACCGCAGGGGCTGCTGGACGTGCCGCGCAGCGTGACGGCGCGGTTCCTGCTGCCGGCGTGA
- a CDS encoding enoyl-CoA hydratase/isomerase family protein, translated as MTSTLTADGAYPGLQLTLHDPGILEIVIRSEKTLNSVDAAAHRALTRVWRDIDDTPGVRCVLIRGEGRGFSSGGDFALIEEMSSDFTALARVWKEARDLVYNVVNCGKPIVSAIHGPCVGAGLAVALLADVSVAAKSARLLDGHVRLGVAAGDHAAIIWPLLCGLNKAKYHLLTGESVSGEEAERIGLVSLCVPDDDLLDRAWTVARTLATGSPTAIRWTKYALNNWLRQAGPIFDTSLALEFLGFTGPDVREGLSSLREKREPRFEEDAPI; from the coding sequence ATGACCTCAACCCTCACCGCTGACGGGGCGTATCCCGGTCTCCAGCTCACGCTGCACGATCCCGGCATCCTGGAGATCGTCATCCGCAGCGAGAAGACGCTGAACAGCGTGGACGCCGCCGCCCACCGCGCCCTGACCCGCGTGTGGCGTGACATCGACGACACGCCGGGCGTGCGCTGCGTGCTGATCCGGGGCGAGGGGCGCGGCTTTTCCTCGGGCGGCGACTTCGCCCTGATCGAGGAGATGAGCAGCGACTTCACCGCCCTGGCCCGCGTGTGGAAGGAGGCCCGCGACCTCGTGTACAACGTCGTGAACTGCGGCAAGCCCATCGTCAGCGCCATCCACGGCCCCTGCGTCGGCGCGGGGCTGGCGGTCGCGCTGCTGGCCGATGTCAGTGTGGCGGCAAAGTCGGCCCGCCTGCTCGACGGCCACGTGCGCCTTGGCGTGGCGGCGGGCGACCACGCCGCGATCATCTGGCCGCTGCTGTGCGGGCTGAACAAGGCCAAGTACCACCTGCTGACCGGCGAGTCTGTCTCCGGCGAGGAGGCCGAACGCATCGGCCTGGTCAGCCTGTGCGTACCCGACGACGACCTGCTCGACCGCGCGTGGACGGTGGCCCGGACGCTCGCTACGGGCAGCCCCACCGCGATCCGCTGGACGAAATACGCGCTGAACAACTGGCTGCGGCAGGCCGGCCCGATCTTCGACACGTCCCTGGCCCTGGAATTCCTGGGCTTCACCGGCCCCGACGTGCGCGAGGGCCTGTCCAGCCTGCGCGAGAAGCGCGAGCCGAGATTCGAAGAAGACGCGCCGATCTGA
- a CDS encoding Imm10 family immunity protein produces MPPVVFDVQAIFVGEIEDADTFMVALGDHADEPQEWLELQRALVEDEQDVALGMDTYCLVRSGGPTVYGGVAACVLSRDGLILRLDDDAAQMLGAPFYELMLRLDDAAHAALRDGLRQVFADRWPSEWQLD; encoded by the coding sequence ATGCCGCCAGTCGTGTTCGATGTGCAGGCCATCTTCGTGGGTGAAATCGAGGACGCCGATACGTTCATGGTGGCGCTCGGTGACCACGCGGACGAGCCGCAGGAGTGGCTTGAACTCCAGCGTGCGCTGGTTGAGGACGAACAGGACGTGGCCCTCGGGATGGACACCTACTGTCTGGTGCGTTCAGGCGGGCCGACCGTGTATGGAGGCGTCGCGGCGTGTGTGCTGTCGCGTGACGGACTGATCCTCCGTCTCGATGACGATGCGGCCCAGATGCTGGGTGCTCCGTTCTATGAGCTGATGCTGCGCCTTGACGACGCCGCCCACGCCGCGCTGCGCGACGGATTGAGGCAGGTCTTCGCCGACCGGTGGCCATCAGAGTGGCAGCTGGACTGA
- a CDS encoding DUF6022 family protein has product MTDDRHRSPPQDDIHALGRWADDHLAAHWQEVLDTHREKLADAYARAGDAAYGTYQHLLLRDLKRQLREAGLVATPPLPGDFMTSREWGNADQTDQERWMWSTIHAASGQALGTLVHVIPHDHTRFHVPRRPEMFGMAETAPEAVEDVLSARSSAFAAALPFHEWYEQYLAGHIEH; this is encoded by the coding sequence ATGACCGACGACCGCCACCGTTCGCCGCCCCAGGACGACATCCACGCTTTGGGCCGCTGGGCCGACGACCATCTGGCCGCCCACTGGCAGGAGGTGCTGGATACGCACCGCGAGAAGCTGGCCGACGCCTACGCCCGCGCCGGGGACGCTGCCTACGGCACCTATCAGCACCTGCTGCTGCGTGATCTGAAGCGCCAGCTCCGCGAGGCTGGGCTGGTCGCCACCCCACCCCTGCCCGGCGACTTCATGACCTCCCGCGAGTGGGGGAACGCCGATCAGACCGATCAGGAGCGCTGGATGTGGAGCACCATCCACGCGGCATCGGGGCAAGCTCTTGGGACGCTCGTGCATGTCATCCCGCACGACCACACGCGCTTTCATGTGCCCCGGCGTCCGGAGATGTTCGGCATGGCCGAGACGGCACCGGAGGCAGTGGAAGACGTCCTCAGCGCACGCTCCAGCGCCTTCGCAGCGGCCCTCCCCTTCCACGAGTGGTACGAACAGTATCTGGCCGGCCACATCGAACATTAA
- a CDS encoding HD domain-containing protein: MNLRELLAQDARLPGVWTWVHAHMQGDAAHDDAHLLRVARWTRRCAPDLPAGPAIAAAFTHDVVNLPKNHPQRAQASELSARAVMYTLPGLGFTPAETLDVALAVRDHSYSRGAVPDTELGAALQDADRLDALGALGVLRVAGVGGQLGRALLHPTDPWAQARDPDDLAYTVDHFFTKLLRLDGTFRTPAGQAEARRRTLTMRAFLAELASELEVAPPE, encoded by the coding sequence GTGAACCTGCGGGAGCTGCTTGCCCAGGACGCGCGGCTGCCCGGCGTGTGGACATGGGTTCACGCGCACATGCAGGGCGACGCCGCGCACGACGACGCCCACCTGCTGCGCGTGGCCCGCTGGACGCGCCGCTGCGCTCCCGATCTGCCGGCCGGCCCGGCCATCGCCGCCGCCTTCACGCACGACGTGGTGAACCTGCCCAAGAACCACCCGCAGCGGGCGCAGGCCAGCGAACTCAGCGCCCGGGCGGTCATGTACACCCTGCCGGGCCTGGGCTTCACGCCCGCCGAGACGCTGGACGTCGCGCTGGCCGTGCGCGACCACAGCTACTCACGCGGCGCGGTGCCCGACACCGAACTGGGCGCGGCGCTTCAGGACGCCGACCGGCTGGACGCCCTGGGAGCGCTGGGCGTGCTGCGCGTGGCGGGTGTGGGCGGGCAGCTGGGCCGCGCCCTGCTGCACCCCACCGATCCGTGGGCCCAGGCCCGCGACCCGGACGACCTGGCGTACACCGTCGATCACTTCTTCACCAAGCTGCTGCGGCTGGACGGCACCTTCCGCACCCCCGCCGGACAGGCCGAGGCGCGGCGGCGCACGCTGACCATGCGGGCCTTCCTGGCCGAACTGGCCTCGGAACTGGAAGTGGCCCCGCCGGAGTGA
- a CDS encoding MFS transporter: protein MSVPTRQEPSGWLLGALGTLVFLNVYAPQSLLPVLAREFGAGAAQVGGVIGATMLAMAVASPLVGVLADALGRRRTVLWAFALLTVPAVLAALAPTLAALNAARFAQGLLIPGVMVALTSYIGEELLPASRARALTMYVTGTVLGGFLGRFLAGVIDARFGWHAAFWGLAGCAVAGFLLARRGLPPERAFRASRDPRAVLGSFRTHLHTPALLAACAVGFLILFTLVGTFNTLTLRLAAPPYGLNSAQTGAIFAVYLLGVVITPVAGPLLASRGPRFALLSAVGAGTVGLLFTLAHPLPLIVAGVAAGACGVFLAQSAALAAVQRSVTQARSLASGLYHLSYYGGAAVASVVAGHVFEAGGWNGVVPLVVGSMVLAALVGVLGWKRT, encoded by the coding sequence TTGAGTGTCCCCACACGTCAGGAGCCGTCCGGGTGGCTGCTGGGTGCGCTGGGAACGCTGGTCTTCCTGAACGTGTATGCGCCGCAGAGCCTGCTGCCGGTGCTGGCCCGCGAGTTCGGCGCGGGCGCGGCGCAGGTGGGCGGCGTGATCGGCGCGACCATGCTTGCCATGGCGGTGGCGTCGCCCCTGGTGGGCGTGCTGGCCGACGCGCTGGGCCGCCGCCGCACGGTGCTGTGGGCCTTCGCGCTGCTGACCGTGCCCGCCGTGCTCGCGGCGCTGGCCCCCACCCTGGCTGCCCTGAACGCTGCCCGCTTCGCGCAGGGCCTGCTGATCCCCGGCGTCATGGTCGCCCTGACCTCGTACATCGGGGAGGAACTGCTGCCGGCGTCGCGGGCGCGTGCCCTGACCATGTACGTCACGGGCACCGTGCTGGGCGGGTTCCTGGGCCGCTTCCTGGCGGGCGTGATCGATGCCCGCTTCGGCTGGCACGCGGCGTTCTGGGGGCTGGCCGGGTGCGCTGTGGCCGGCTTCCTGCTCGCCCGCCGGGGCCTGCCGCCCGAGCGGGCCTTCCGCGCCAGCCGCGATCCCCGCGCCGTGCTGGGCAGCTTCCGCACGCACCTGCACACGCCGGCGCTGCTGGCCGCGTGTGCGGTCGGGTTCCTGATCCTGTTCACCCTGGTCGGCACCTTCAACACCCTGACCCTGCGGTTGGCCGCGCCTCCGTACGGCCTGAACTCGGCGCAGACCGGTGCGATCTTCGCCGTGTACCTGCTGGGCGTGGTCATCACGCCGGTCGCGGGGCCGCTGCTCGCCTCGCGTGGCCCGCGCTTTGCGCTGCTCAGCGCGGTGGGGGCCGGCACGGTGGGCCTGCTGTTCACGCTGGCCCATCCGCTGCCGCTGATCGTCGCAGGAGTGGCGGCCGGCGCGTGCGGTGTTTTTCTGGCGCAGTCGGCCGCGCTGGCCGCCGTGCAGCGCTCGGTCACGCAGGCCCGCAGCCTCGCCTCGGGCCTGTACCACCTGTCGTACTACGGCGGAGCGGCCGTCGCCAGCGTGGTCGCCGGTCACGTGTTCGAGGCCGGTGGCTGGAACGGCGTCGTGCCCCTGGTCGTGGGGAGCATGGTGCTGGCCGCGCTGGTCGGGGTGCTGGGCTGGAAGCGGACGTGA
- a CDS encoding response regulator, with the protein MTGPASPRPAVLIVDDSPGVLTAMERLLSPHLTVQVADSATAALRAVTADTGLVLADIRMPGMDGLELARALHQGRPSLPVVLMTGVVEDGLRIRARELGALDVLRKPLRSETLLPALQEWLSPQHPELDLSASPPARPVPAAAGPRPAVPAEDPGVAAQTLLRPLTLLPGVISAALFSEDGLLLGVQGELNVQVGMYLRFLGTSASTLGTHLDAQGSVRAAQLEFGDRVLVACFRPGELLAVLVRDTPAASSVKAWVRQRWASPVPRSLVH; encoded by the coding sequence ATGACCGGCCCCGCCTCCCCGCGCCCTGCCGTCCTGATCGTGGACGACAGTCCTGGCGTGCTGACCGCCATGGAACGGCTGCTCTCACCGCACCTGACGGTGCAGGTGGCCGACAGCGCCACGGCTGCGCTGCGGGCGGTCACGGCCGACACCGGGCTGGTGCTGGCCGACATCCGGATGCCGGGGATGGACGGCCTAGAACTCGCGCGCGCCCTGCACCAGGGACGCCCGAGCCTGCCGGTGGTGCTGATGACCGGCGTCGTCGAGGACGGCCTGCGGATCCGGGCCCGGGAACTCGGGGCCCTGGACGTGCTGCGCAAGCCGCTGCGCTCCGAGACGCTGCTGCCCGCCCTGCAGGAGTGGCTGTCGCCCCAGCATCCGGAGCTCGACCTGAGCGCCTCGCCGCCGGCCCGTCCGGTGCCGGCGGCGGCCGGGCCGCGTCCTGCCGTGCCGGCGGAGGATCCTGGTGTGGCCGCACAGACCCTGCTGCGCCCACTGACCCTGTTGCCCGGCGTGATCAGCGCGGCCCTGTTCAGCGAGGACGGCCTGCTGCTGGGGGTACAGGGTGAACTGAACGTTCAGGTGGGCATGTACCTGCGCTTCCTGGGAACCAGCGCCAGCACCCTGGGCACCCATCTGGACGCCCAGGGCAGCGTGCGGGCTGCGCAGCTGGAGTTCGGTGACCGGGTGCTGGTCGCGTGCTTCCGGCCCGGTGAACTGCTGGCGGTGCTGGTGCGCGACACGCCCGCCGCAAGCAGTGTCAAGGCGTGGGTGCGCCAGCGCTGGGCGAGTCCCGTGCCCCGCAGCCTCGTTCACTGA
- a CDS encoding MarR family winged helix-turn-helix transcriptional regulator — MPHTPAGAAFTDLVLEVLRLNGLLTAAGDRLSAPAGQTSGRWQVMGCIDDTPRTVAAVARLMGLTRQSVQRTADLLVAEGLAETLPNPEHKRAHLLRLTLEGQRALTTIETAQYEWANGIGAGLDEQELQVALSVLARVTQAVGKG, encoded by the coding sequence ATGCCGCACACGCCCGCCGGAGCCGCGTTCACCGACCTCGTGCTGGAGGTCTTGCGCCTGAACGGGCTGCTCACGGCCGCCGGCGACCGCCTGAGTGCCCCCGCCGGGCAGACCAGCGGGCGCTGGCAGGTCATGGGCTGCATCGACGACACGCCCCGCACCGTGGCGGCGGTCGCGCGCCTGATGGGTCTGACCCGCCAGAGCGTGCAGCGCACCGCCGACCTGCTGGTCGCCGAGGGGCTGGCCGAGACTTTGCCGAACCCGGAGCACAAACGCGCCCACCTGCTGCGTCTGACGCTGGAAGGTCAACGGGCGCTGACCACCATCGAGACCGCCCAGTACGAGTGGGCCAACGGCATCGGGGCGGGGCTGGACGAGCAGGAGCTTCAGGTGGCGCTGAGTGTGCTGGCGCGGGTCACGCAGGCGGTGGGGAAGGGCTGA
- a CDS encoding GNAT family N-acetyltransferase gives MTSPPRLSLRPGEPGDLPFLRSLAPRLVASAPPWRRQDDLLAEYDVLFATALTDPEPDSAVLIACMGGQPVGFTLLYWHPQERGVFVKDLAVRADAEGQGVGRFLLEAVERWGRHQGAREIMLKTSWFNDRARAFYADLGFREDHVALVLSLDG, from the coding sequence ATGACGTCCCCCCCGCGCCTGAGCCTCCGTCCCGGCGAGCCCGGCGACCTGCCGTTCCTGCGGTCGCTGGCCCCCCGGCTGGTGGCCAGTGCGCCCCCGTGGCGCCGCCAGGACGACCTGCTCGCCGAGTACGACGTCCTGTTCGCAACAGCCCTGACCGACCCCGAACCCGACAGCGCCGTGCTGATCGCCTGCATGGGCGGCCAGCCCGTGGGCTTCACGCTGCTGTACTGGCACCCGCAGGAGCGCGGCGTGTTCGTGAAAGACCTTGCCGTCCGTGCCGACGCCGAGGGTCAGGGCGTGGGACGCTTCCTGCTGGAGGCCGTCGAGCGCTGGGGCCGCCACCAGGGTGCCCGGGAGATCATGCTCAAGACCTCATGGTTCAACGACCGCGCCCGGGCCTTCTATGCCGATCTAGGCTTCCGCGAGGATCACGTGGCGCTGGTGCTGAGCCTGGACGGGTGA
- a CDS encoding malate dehydrogenase has translation MTTKSPVRVAVTGAAGQIGYSLLFRIASGDMLGKDQPVILHLLEITPALKALNGVVMELRDCAFPLLADIVTSDDPMVAFKDVDYALLVGAMPRKAGMERGDLLGANGGIFKPQGEALNAVASRDVKVLVVGNPANTNALIAQQNAPDLDPKQFTAMVRLDHNRAISQLAEKTGKPVSSIQNITIWGNHSSTQYPDLSQATVDGQPALEQVDREWYENSYISTVAKRGAAIIEARGSSSAASAASAAIDHMRDWALGTPDGQWVSMGIPSDGSYGVPEGLIYGFPVTCSGGQYQIVQGLEVSDFSRGKMDATAQELSEERDEVRKLGLVK, from the coding sequence ATGACGACCAAGTCCCCCGTCCGTGTGGCCGTGACCGGCGCTGCCGGCCAGATCGGTTACAGCCTGCTCTTCCGGATCGCGTCCGGTGACATGCTGGGCAAGGATCAGCCCGTGATCCTGCACCTGCTGGAGATCACGCCTGCCCTGAAGGCGCTGAACGGCGTGGTCATGGAGCTGCGCGACTGCGCGTTCCCGCTGCTGGCCGACATCGTGACCAGCGATGACCCCATGGTGGCGTTCAAGGATGTGGACTACGCGCTGCTGGTGGGGGCCATGCCCCGCAAGGCCGGCATGGAGCGTGGCGACCTGCTGGGCGCGAACGGCGGCATCTTCAAGCCGCAGGGCGAGGCGCTGAACGCCGTGGCGAGCCGGGACGTGAAGGTGCTCGTGGTGGGCAACCCGGCCAACACCAACGCCCTGATCGCGCAGCAGAACGCGCCGGATCTCGATCCGAAGCAGTTCACGGCGATGGTCAGGCTCGACCACAACCGCGCGATCTCGCAGCTGGCCGAGAAGACCGGCAAGCCCGTGAGCAGCATCCAGAACATCACGATCTGGGGCAACCACTCCAGCACGCAGTACCCGGATCTGAGCCAGGCGACCGTGGACGGCCAGCCCGCGCTGGAGCAGGTGGATCGTGAGTGGTACGAGAACTCCTACATCTCGACCGTCGCCAAGCGCGGCGCGGCGATCATCGAGGCGCGGGGCTCCAGCTCGGCGGCGTCGGCGGCCAGCGCGGCGATCGATCACATGCGCGACTGGGCGCTGGGCACCCCGGACGGCCAGTGGGTCAGCATGGGCATCCCCAGCGACGGCAGCTACGGCGTGCCGGAAGGCCTGATCTACGGCTTCCCCGTCACGTGCAGCGGCGGCCAGTACCAGATCGTGCAGGGCCTGGAGGTCTCCGACTTCAGCCGGGGCAAGATGGACGCCACCGCCCAGGAACTGAGCGAGGAGCGCGACGAGGTTCGCAAGCTCGGCCTGGTCAAGTAA